The genomic interval gaaaaaaatggtGGGTAAGGTTGtggatgatgatgatttgGTGGAGATGAGCATCATAATCGCTCATGGAGGTCCCTCTTCATCTCGATTCCTCGATGCTTATCCCAAAAGGTACTCTTTGAAGATCCCTTCATTTCTCTTCTAGAAAAAATTTCCTCCTTTCTTggtttttcttatcttttcaaAGTTGGGTCCTTTTTGTTAAACTCTTAAGAtacaaatttttatcttttttttttcataaaaagagaaaataaaaatttggtttttgttctttttgatGGATTTGATGTTTTTGATTCAGTCATTCCCACCTGTGTTTGGAGGATTTCGGGAGATTCTTGGGTTAGGGTTAGATATTGTCTTTCTTTAGCAGCTTTTTTAGAAAATCTCTTTCTGTCTCTCCCTAGGTAGAGATTGAAGAGATTTTTTGTTAGAAATATAgacttctttttttcaaaactgTATTTATACATGTTGTCGTTTTATTGATCTTTAGGGGGAAACCggttagtttttctttttaatgttggttttcttgtatttttaataAGTTGGGGTTATTGAATTGATAATTCTGTTAATTTTTGTGGGTTGTGTGGGgattgttgttttttttttttctgattgaCAAATTCTAGGGTTTTGATGGAGGGGAGATCATGTGGTGATTGATTTGATGatagtgatgatgatgatgatgatgatgatgaaggtGTTTAAAAGGTTGTTATTTTGTTgaattctttgttttttgggGGAAATGGAAAAACTCAATCCACCAGCAACAACACCTACCCCTCCCAACGGATAAGCTGAAATGGGAGATTCTCTCCTCACGGCCTTGTCAATGGAGAATCATCACCCTTCCACTCTCTTATCCATGGATTCAAGCGCTTCCTCTCATGACGAATTGGATTTGGAAATGAATAGGCAAATTGTTCTTTCTCGTCCGCCTGATATCAATCTGCCTCTCTCTGCTGAGCGTAGCCCTCCCCTACAGCAATGGAACTCTGACCAGTGTGATATTTTGGATGTCGGGCTCCATTCACAAGTTTATGAGACTGAGAGCTACCTCACTGTTCCCAAGCCAGGACGAAAATGTGCCAAGCGGGTAGATAGCATCTGGGGTGCTTGGTTTTTCTTTAGCTTTTACTTTAAGCCTGCTTTGAATGACAAATCGAAGGCCAAGATTATCCGTGATAGCAACGGTGTTACTGGTTTTGATAAATCAGATCTCAAGCTGGATGTTTTTATGGTTCAGCATGACATGGAGAACATGTACATGTGGGTTTTCAAGGAGAGACCTGAGAATGCATTGGGTAAGATGCAGCTTAGAAGTTACATGAATGGGCATTCTCGGCAAGGGGAGCGTCCATTTCCGTTCAGTGCAGATAAGGGATTTGTCCGATCACACAGGATGCAACGGAAGCATTACAGAGGACTGTCAAACCCCCAGTGTGTGCATGGAATTGAGGTTATTCCATCACCAAATCTCATGGCTCTTGACGAGGAAGAACAGAAAAGATGGATGGATCTTACTGCACGggatttaaattttacaattcCACCTGAAGCTAGTGATTTTAGTTCATGGAGAAACCTTCCAAACACAGATTTTGAGCTAGAGAGGCCTCCTACCATAAAGAGTGTATCAAATTCCCACTCAAAGAAGCTGCTTAATGGATCTGGGCTCAATTTGTCTACTCAGCCATCTAGCCATAGCAACGGTGATGGAATGGACTTGTCACTTGTCAGCAACAAAAGGAGGAAAGACTTTTTCCCTCACGGAAGTGATGAAGATTTCATTTTATCTGTCATTCCTCCATCTGACCGAATTCCTGATATGGAAATTCACCCCAGTGAGCCACTCTGGTTGAATGACTTCAGTGGGGTAATGAAAAATGTCTATGGGCCTGTTACAGCTGCAAAAACTATCTATGAGGATGAAGCAGGTTACTTGATCATTATAAGCTTGCCTTTTGTTGATCTTCAGAGGGTTAAGGTCTCTTGGAGGAATACTCTCACTCGTGGTATCATAAAGGTATCTTGTGTGAGCACATCTCGCATGCCTTTCATCAAGAGACATGATAGAACTTTCAAACTAACAGATCCTGCTTCTGAGCATTGCCCTCCTGGGGAGTTTGTTAGAGAAATTCCATTGTCAACTCGAATTCCTGAAGACGCTAACATAGAAGCATATTATGATAGGCCAGGATCTGTGCTAGAGATTATGGTGCCAAAACTGCGGGTGATGCCTGAAGAACATGAAGTCCGTGTTTGCCTTCGCCCTAATCTTGGAGGGAGTGATCTCATGTTGAAATGAAGTAGAGCATCTATGGAGAATTGTAAGGGTAGTTGCTATGGTTGGTGCTTAATTGTTTTTACTAACTTTGTACCATACAGTGTAATCTATGAAACAGAATGTATTCTCTCACTTGTCTCTTTCGCAATTTTTGCTCGCTAATTTTTGTGGTTTTTTCTCCATGATTCTGGTTAGCATTTGACTGTAACCATAATATATTTCAGACttacatttgatttatttataacGATACTATACCTTTTGGCTATTCAGCTCCTCTCTTAGTTTGGCTGTGTTTGTGGTAGCA from Theobroma cacao cultivar B97-61/B2 chromosome 5, Criollo_cocoa_genome_V2, whole genome shotgun sequence carries:
- the LOC18597780 gene encoding uncharacterized protein LOC18597780 → MGDSLLTALSMENHHPSTLLSMDSSASSHDELDLEMNRQIVLSRPPDINLPLSAERSPPLQQWNSDQCDILDVGLHSQVYETESYLTVPKPGRKCAKRVDSIWGAWFFFSFYFKPALNDKSKAKIIRDSNGVTGFDKSDLKLDVFMVQHDMENMYMWVFKERPENALGKMQLRSYMNGHSRQGERPFPFSADKGFVRSHRMQRKHYRGLSNPQCVHGIEVIPSPNLMALDEEEQKRWMDLTARDLNFTIPPEASDFSSWRNLPNTDFELERPPTIKSVSNSHSKKLLNGSGLNLSTQPSSHSNGDGMDLSLVSNKRRKDFFPHGSDEDFILSVIPPSDRIPDMEIHPSEPLWLNDFSGVMKNVYGPVTAAKTIYEDEAGYLIIISLPFVDLQRVKVSWRNTLTRGIIKVSCVSTSRMPFIKRHDRTFKLTDPASEHCPPGEFVREIPLSTRIPEDANIEAYYDRPGSVLEIMVPKLRVMPEEHEVRVCLRPNLGGSDLMLK